In one window of Streptomyces sp. NBC_01224 DNA:
- a CDS encoding sulfurtransferase: protein MGDDISAYSGREGLAGPLPGPLVGADWLAARLGEHGPVVLDASVGAHRGSEQRIPGARPFDIDGALSDHSGPLPHTLPDADRFTEELRSLGVDDTDTVVVYDAAGIYSSARAWWMLRAMGFDRAAVLDGGLPAWTDAGLPLENAGPAPAVARGDFTARPRAGLVVGSDEVVAALADPGAAVFDARSRERFSGAVAEPRPGLRAGHMPGAVNLPFGEIQRDGRMRPAAELRAAFAALAGERERLFFSCGSGVTACVLTLGAELAGYRELAVYDGSWSEWGLPSGLPVVTGAESGGPLR, encoded by the coding sequence GTGGGCGACGACATATCGGCGTACTCGGGCCGGGAAGGCCTTGCGGGCCCCCTTCCCGGCCCGCTGGTCGGGGCCGACTGGCTCGCGGCGCGGCTGGGCGAGCACGGGCCGGTGGTCCTCGATGCCTCGGTGGGCGCGCACCGGGGCTCCGAGCAGCGGATTCCGGGAGCACGCCCCTTCGACATCGACGGGGCACTGTCCGACCACTCCGGACCACTGCCCCACACGCTGCCCGACGCCGACAGATTCACCGAGGAGCTGCGCTCCCTCGGCGTCGACGACACCGACACCGTCGTCGTCTACGACGCTGCGGGCATCTACTCCAGCGCGCGTGCCTGGTGGATGCTGCGAGCGATGGGCTTCGACCGGGCCGCGGTGCTCGACGGTGGCCTGCCCGCCTGGACCGACGCCGGACTGCCGCTGGAGAACGCCGGGCCCGCGCCTGCCGTGGCGCGCGGCGACTTCACAGCCCGGCCGCGCGCGGGGCTGGTCGTCGGCAGCGACGAGGTGGTGGCGGCCCTGGCCGACCCTGGAGCGGCGGTCTTCGACGCCCGCTCCAGGGAGCGGTTCTCCGGCGCGGTCGCCGAGCCACGGCCGGGGCTGCGCGCCGGCCATATGCCGGGGGCGGTCAATCTGCCCTTCGGCGAGATCCAGCGCGACGGCCGGATGCGCCCGGCGGCGGAGCTGCGCGCCGCGTTCGCCGCCCTCGCCGGGGAGCGGGAGCGGCTGTTCTTCAGCTGCGGATCGGGCGTCACCGCCTGCGTGCTGACGCTGGGGGCCGAGCTGGCGGGGTACCGCGAGCTGGCCGTGTACGACGGGTCCTGGAGCGAGTGGGGGCTGCCTTCGGGGCTTCCCGTCGTGACCGGAGCGGAGAGCGGGGGGCCGCTGCGATGA
- a CDS encoding glycoside hydrolase family 15 protein produces MAGRIEDYALIGDMQTAALVCRDGTVDWLCLPRFDSHAIFAGLLGTEEHGFWRLGPAREDGAKPPSADRRRYRGDSLILESEWDTPRGTVRVTDFMPPRDGAPQVIRIVEGISGRVPMRSELRMRFSYGRVTPWVHKVDGRTVAVAGPDSVWLDTPADTFGENLTTYSDFTVAPGDRIAFTISWQPSHHEPPGLPDPESSLDATADFWREWVEQCTYHGPYREAVVRSLITLKALTYAPTGGIVAAPTTSLPEDIGGSRNWDYRYTWLRDAAITLSSLLRTGYREEARAWREWLLRAVAGDPENLQIMYGIAGERELGEAELDWLPGYENSGPVRVGNGAAGQLQLDVYGEVIEALHLAHMTGLTRNDYAMGLQLKLIEYLEKHWGEPDEGIWEVRGPRRHFVHSKVMAWVAVDRTIKLIESGDAEGPLERLRELRDDIHRDVCDRGYDKERNTFTQSYGSQELDASLLLIPQMGFLPPDDKRVIGTIEAIQRELSTEDGFVLRYPTKGEDAGVDGLEGDEGAFLACSFWLADDLAMIGRVDEARQLFERLLSLRNDLGLLAEEWDPRLQRQVGNFPQAFSHVPLIDTALRLTASGAYVG; encoded by the coding sequence GTGGCCGGGCGCATCGAGGATTACGCACTCATCGGAGACATGCAGACCGCCGCCCTGGTCTGCCGGGACGGCACAGTGGACTGGCTGTGCCTTCCCCGCTTCGATTCGCACGCTATTTTCGCGGGACTGCTGGGTACCGAGGAGCACGGCTTCTGGCGCCTGGGACCGGCGCGGGAGGACGGGGCAAAGCCGCCGTCCGCGGACCGCCGTCGTTACCGCGGGGACTCCCTCATCCTGGAATCGGAATGGGACACCCCGCGCGGAACGGTCAGAGTGACCGATTTCATGCCGCCTCGTGACGGTGCACCGCAGGTGATCCGGATCGTGGAGGGGATCAGCGGCCGGGTGCCGATGCGCTCCGAGCTGCGGATGCGGTTCAGCTACGGGCGCGTCACACCGTGGGTGCACAAGGTCGACGGCCGTACGGTCGCCGTCGCCGGCCCGGACTCCGTCTGGCTGGACACTCCCGCCGACACCTTCGGCGAGAACCTGACGACGTACTCCGATTTCACGGTCGCTCCCGGGGACCGGATCGCATTCACGATCAGCTGGCAGCCTTCGCACCACGAACCGCCCGGTCTTCCGGACCCGGAGAGTTCGCTGGACGCGACCGCGGACTTCTGGCGTGAATGGGTCGAGCAGTGCACGTACCACGGGCCCTACCGCGAGGCCGTGGTCCGCTCCCTGATCACCCTCAAGGCCCTGACGTACGCGCCGACCGGCGGCATCGTCGCCGCGCCGACCACCTCCCTGCCGGAGGACATCGGCGGCTCCCGGAACTGGGACTATCGCTACACCTGGCTGCGTGACGCCGCGATCACCCTCTCCTCCCTGCTGCGCACCGGCTACCGCGAGGAGGCCCGCGCCTGGCGTGAGTGGCTGCTGAGGGCGGTCGCCGGTGACCCGGAGAACCTGCAGATCATGTACGGCATCGCGGGCGAGCGCGAGCTGGGCGAGGCCGAGCTGGACTGGCTGCCCGGTTACGAGAACTCCGGCCCGGTCCGGGTCGGCAACGGCGCGGCGGGCCAGCTCCAGCTGGACGTGTACGGCGAGGTCATCGAGGCACTGCACCTCGCCCATATGACGGGCCTGACCCGCAACGACTACGCGATGGGCCTCCAGCTCAAGCTGATCGAGTACCTGGAGAAGCACTGGGGCGAGCCGGACGAGGGCATCTGGGAGGTGCGCGGCCCGCGCCGCCACTTCGTCCACTCGAAGGTGATGGCCTGGGTCGCCGTCGACCGCACCATCAAGCTGATCGAGTCCGGGGACGCGGAAGGGCCGCTGGAGCGGCTGCGGGAACTGCGCGACGACATCCACCGCGATGTCTGCGACCGTGGCTACGACAAGGAACGCAACACCTTCACCCAGTCCTACGGATCACAGGAGCTGGACGCCTCCCTCCTCCTGATCCCCCAGATGGGCTTCCTGCCGCCGGACGACAAGCGCGTGATCGGCACGATCGAGGCGATCCAGCGCGAGCTGTCCACGGAGGACGGCTTCGTACTGCGCTACCCCACCAAGGGCGAGGACGCGGGCGTCGACGGCCTGGAGGGCGACGAGGGCGCGTTCCTGGCCTGCTCGTTCTGGCTGGCGGACGACCTGGCGATGATCGGCCGGGTCGACGAGGCACGCCAGCTCTTCGAGCGGCTGCTGTCCCTGCGCAACGATCTGGGCCTGCTGGCGGAGGAGTGGGACCCCCGGCTGCAGCGCCAGGTGGGGAACTTCCCCCAGGCGTTCAGCCATGTGCCGCTGATCGACACGGCACTGCGCCTGACGGCGAGCGGGGCGTACGTCGGCTGA
- a CDS encoding CTP synthase, whose amino-acid sequence MQPTSTTTKHIFVTGGVASSLGKGLTASSLGALLKARGLRVTMQKLDPYLNVDPGTMNPFQHGEVFVTNDGAETDLDIGHYERFLDVDLDGSANVTTGQVYSQVIAKERRGEYLGDTVQVIPHITNEIKHRIRRMATDDVDVVITEVGGTVGDIESLPFLETVRQVRHEVGRDNVFVVHISLLPYIGPSGELKTKPTQHSVAALRNIGIQPDAIVLRADRDVPTAIKRKISLMCDVDEAAVVACVDAKSIYDIPKVLHTEGLDAYVVRKLDLPFRDVDWTTWDDLLDRVHNPDHEITVALVGKYIDLPDAYLSVTEAIRAGGFANKARVKVKWVASDDCKTSAGAAKQLSDVDAICVPGGFGDRGVNGKIGAIQYARENKVPLLGLCLGLQCIVIEAARNLAEIPDANSTEFDAATSHPVISTMEEQLAYVEGAGDLGGTMRLGLYPAKLAEGSLVREAYDDQPYVEERHRHRYEVNNAYRAELEKKAGLVFSGTSPDNKLVEYVEYPREIHPYLVATQAHPELRSRPTRPHPLFAGLVKAAVERKTGAGAGGKQGTKSGK is encoded by the coding sequence ATGCAGCCCACATCCACGACGACCAAGCACATCTTCGTCACCGGGGGTGTCGCCTCTTCCCTCGGCAAGGGTCTGACTGCCTCCAGCCTCGGTGCCCTGCTCAAGGCGCGCGGCCTTCGGGTCACCATGCAGAAGCTCGACCCGTATCTGAACGTCGACCCGGGCACGATGAACCCCTTCCAGCACGGTGAGGTGTTCGTCACCAACGACGGCGCCGAGACCGACCTGGACATCGGCCACTACGAGCGCTTCCTCGACGTCGACCTCGACGGGTCCGCCAACGTCACCACCGGCCAGGTCTACTCGCAGGTGATCGCCAAGGAGCGGCGCGGCGAGTACCTCGGTGACACCGTGCAGGTCATCCCGCACATCACCAACGAGATCAAGCACCGCATCCGCCGCATGGCGACCGACGACGTCGACGTCGTCATCACCGAGGTCGGCGGCACGGTCGGTGACATCGAGTCGCTGCCGTTCCTGGAGACCGTCCGCCAGGTCCGCCACGAGGTCGGCCGGGACAACGTCTTCGTCGTGCACATCTCGCTGCTGCCCTACATCGGCCCGTCCGGCGAGCTCAAGACCAAGCCGACCCAGCACTCCGTCGCGGCGCTGCGCAACATCGGCATCCAGCCCGACGCCATCGTGCTGCGCGCCGACCGTGACGTACCGACCGCCATCAAGCGCAAGATCTCGCTGATGTGCGACGTCGACGAGGCCGCCGTGGTGGCCTGCGTGGACGCCAAGTCGATCTACGACATCCCCAAGGTGCTGCACACCGAGGGCCTGGACGCCTACGTCGTGCGCAAGCTCGACCTGCCGTTCCGCGACGTCGACTGGACCACCTGGGACGATCTGCTGGACCGCGTCCACAACCCCGACCACGAGATCACCGTCGCGCTCGTCGGCAAGTACATCGACCTGCCCGACGCCTATCTCTCGGTCACCGAGGCCATCCGGGCCGGCGGCTTCGCGAACAAGGCCCGGGTCAAGGTCAAGTGGGTCGCCTCCGACGACTGCAAGACCTCGGCCGGTGCCGCGAAGCAGCTCTCCGACGTCGACGCGATCTGCGTCCCCGGCGGCTTCGGCGACCGCGGTGTCAACGGCAAGATCGGCGCCATCCAGTACGCCCGTGAGAACAAGGTGCCACTGCTCGGCCTCTGCCTCGGCCTGCAGTGCATCGTGATCGAGGCGGCACGCAACCTGGCCGAGATCCCCGACGCCAACTCCACCGAGTTCGACGCCGCCACCTCGCACCCCGTCATTTCGACGATGGAGGAGCAGCTGGCGTACGTCGAGGGCGCGGGCGACCTGGGCGGCACCATGCGGCTCGGCCTGTACCCGGCGAAGCTCGCCGAGGGCTCGTTGGTCCGTGAGGCGTACGACGACCAGCCGTACGTGGAGGAGCGCCACCGCCACCGCTACGAGGTCAACAACGCCTACCGCGCCGAGCTGGAGAAGAAGGCCGGTCTGGTCTTCTCCGGCACGTCCCCGGACAACAAGCTCGTCGAGTACGTCGAGTACCCGCGCGAGATCCACCCCTACCTGGTCGCCACCCAGGCGCACCCGGAGCTCCGCTCCCGCCCGACCCGCCCGCACCCGCTCTTCGCGGGCCTGGTGAAGGCGGCCGTCGAGCGCAAGACGGGTGCCGGGGCCGGTGGCAAGCAGGGCACCAAGTCGGGCAAGTAG
- a CDS encoding NUDIX domain-containing protein, with protein sequence MGFQDTPEEWQVTATETPFTGNKTSVRTDEVVMPDGTVVRRDYQVHPGSVAVLALDEEGRVVVLRQYRHPVRHKLWEIPAGLLDIPGENPLHAAQRELYEEAYVKAEDWRVLTDVYTTPGGCDEAVRIFLARNLSEADGERFAVSEEEADMELARVPLQELVRGVLAGDLHNNCLVVGVLSLATVLAGDGIESLRPAEAPWPARPFEA encoded by the coding sequence ATGGGTTTCCAGGACACGCCCGAGGAGTGGCAGGTCACCGCGACCGAGACGCCCTTCACGGGCAACAAGACCAGCGTCCGCACCGATGAAGTGGTGATGCCCGACGGCACGGTCGTACGCCGCGACTACCAGGTCCATCCGGGATCGGTCGCCGTGCTTGCGCTCGACGAAGAGGGCCGGGTCGTCGTGCTGCGGCAGTACCGCCACCCGGTGCGCCACAAGCTCTGGGAGATCCCGGCGGGACTGCTCGACATCCCCGGTGAGAACCCGCTGCACGCTGCCCAGCGAGAGCTCTACGAGGAGGCGTATGTCAAGGCCGAGGACTGGCGGGTGCTGACCGACGTCTACACCACGCCGGGCGGCTGCGACGAAGCCGTACGGATCTTCCTGGCCCGGAATCTCTCCGAGGCCGACGGGGAGCGCTTCGCGGTCTCCGAGGAGGAGGCCGACATGGAGCTGGCCCGGGTGCCGCTCCAGGAGCTGGTACGGGGGGTGCTTGCCGGGGATCTGCACAACAACTGCCTCGTGGTGGGCGTTCTTTCGCTCGCGACGGTGCTCGCCGGTGACGGGATCGAGTCGCTGCGCCCGGCCGAGGCGCCGTGGCCGGCGCGCCCGTTCGAGGCCTGA
- a CDS encoding tetratricopeptide repeat protein, producing the protein MTDQAVDTSGPAKAAGTEGPSSTVPPQFFGRDRELKELRADIERAGLDTLAGRKAARARVLLIAGRPGSGRTALAGELTRRLLSTGDHPDGLFRARLTDPGGAPVPTERTARELLDQLGVTGPPGADGDELSEMVREALTERRALLLLDDAVDAEQVDPLLPDNPDCLVVATSEGPLTGIPGVRPCTIGGLDAGSAVRLLARIIGQVRITVDPRTAETLAEECAGLPAALVMVGGWLAAHPMASVADVTKQLRELPDDTEQSTGARPLARAFRLVHDSLPSTAARILRLLALAPAGLADAHTASALAGCSVSAAQTTLDDFVALGLLRTNGADQPQYEVPGCLAPLLRALLADRDRPTEIQLARARMLERTVRLLQSCRAVTDPKGSPARGKLAGLPRSLRFPNPDAAAEWLRIHRPALLASARLAVEDGELDTLARRLVAALVRALAVHQGTEAAAPELYGLHGLVLAVAERRGLPRERAAALLNLADLDARTGRTQEALTRYRAALDAGRAAKDPYATGRAMESVGGAYAELGDFQRASDWYGRALAQRLTQGERADEARLYGRLGAVHTYAGRYGEALRNWRAAAAGYRRLGDVPAQARALSEAARVQEYAGRPQESLHTCQEAVEWARRAGDVRLQAALELRLADTLDRLGDSAAARLHRGLADRLLGEEGAACEIRSAVSEN; encoded by the coding sequence GTGACGGATCAGGCGGTGGACACCAGCGGCCCGGCCAAGGCAGCGGGAACCGAAGGGCCGTCCAGCACCGTCCCACCCCAATTCTTCGGCCGCGACCGCGAGTTGAAGGAGCTGCGAGCCGACATCGAGCGGGCCGGACTGGACACTCTGGCCGGTCGCAAGGCCGCCCGCGCCCGGGTCCTGCTGATCGCCGGACGCCCCGGCTCCGGACGCACCGCACTCGCCGGCGAGCTCACCCGCCGGCTGCTCTCCACCGGCGACCACCCTGACGGTCTGTTCCGGGCCCGGCTCACCGACCCCGGCGGCGCACCCGTCCCCACCGAGCGCACCGCCCGCGAGCTGCTCGACCAGCTGGGTGTGACGGGGCCGCCCGGCGCGGACGGGGACGAGCTCTCCGAAATGGTCCGCGAGGCGCTCACCGAGCGCCGCGCCCTGCTGCTCCTCGATGACGCCGTGGATGCGGAACAGGTCGACCCGCTGCTGCCGGACAACCCCGACTGCCTCGTCGTCGCCACCTCCGAGGGCCCGCTGACCGGTATCCCCGGTGTCCGCCCCTGCACCATCGGCGGCCTGGACGCGGGCTCCGCCGTCCGGCTGCTCGCCCGCATCATCGGCCAGGTCAGGATCACCGTCGACCCGCGGACAGCCGAGACCCTCGCCGAGGAGTGCGCCGGCCTGCCGGCCGCCCTGGTCATGGTCGGCGGCTGGCTCGCCGCCCACCCCATGGCGTCGGTCGCCGATGTCACCAAACAGCTGCGCGAGCTGCCGGACGACACGGAGCAGTCCACCGGTGCCCGCCCGCTGGCCCGCGCCTTCCGGCTGGTCCATGACTCCCTGCCGTCGACCGCCGCCCGGATACTGCGACTGCTGGCCCTCGCCCCCGCCGGACTCGCCGACGCCCACACGGCCTCCGCGCTGGCCGGCTGCTCCGTCTCCGCGGCCCAGACGACCCTCGACGACTTCGTGGCCCTGGGGCTGCTGCGTACCAATGGGGCGGACCAGCCGCAGTACGAGGTGCCCGGCTGCCTCGCTCCGCTGCTGCGGGCGCTGCTGGCGGACAGGGACCGGCCGACGGAGATCCAGCTCGCCAGGGCCCGGATGCTGGAGCGGACCGTACGGCTGCTGCAGTCCTGCCGGGCGGTCACCGACCCCAAGGGTTCCCCGGCCCGCGGCAAGCTCGCCGGGCTGCCACGCTCGTTGCGCTTCCCCAATCCCGACGCGGCCGCCGAATGGCTGCGGATCCACCGCCCCGCCCTGCTGGCCTCGGCCAGGCTCGCCGTCGAGGACGGTGAACTGGACACTCTGGCAAGGAGATTGGTGGCCGCACTGGTGCGGGCGCTGGCCGTGCACCAGGGCACCGAGGCGGCCGCGCCCGAGCTGTACGGACTGCACGGTCTGGTCCTGGCAGTCGCCGAGCGGCGCGGGCTGCCGCGCGAACGGGCCGCCGCACTGCTCAACCTCGCCGATCTCGATGCCAGGACCGGCCGTACGCAGGAGGCGCTGACCCGCTACCGGGCCGCGCTGGACGCCGGACGGGCCGCGAAGGATCCGTACGCCACCGGCCGTGCGATGGAATCCGTAGGCGGTGCCTACGCCGAGCTGGGGGACTTCCAGCGGGCCTCCGACTGGTACGGCCGGGCGTTGGCGCAGCGGCTCACCCAGGGCGAGCGGGCCGACGAGGCGCGGCTGTACGGGCGGCTCGGCGCCGTCCACACCTACGCCGGCCGGTACGGCGAGGCACTGCGGAACTGGCGGGCCGCCGCGGCCGGGTACCGCAGGCTCGGCGATGTGCCGGCCCAGGCACGGGCGCTGAGCGAGGCGGCCCGGGTGCAGGAGTACGCGGGCCGACCGCAGGAGTCGCTGCACACCTGTCAGGAGGCCGTCGAGTGGGCCAGGCGGGCCGGGGACGTACGGCTGCAGGCGGCGCTGGAGCTGCGGCTGGCCGACACGCTCGACCGGCTGGGCGACTCGGCTGCGGCCCGGCTGCACCGGGGCCTGGCCGATAGATTGCTGGGCGAGGAGGGTGCAGCCTGCGAAATCCGTAGTGCTGTGAGTGAAAATTAA